In Novosphingobium kaempferiae, the DNA window GCCTTTTCGCGCAGGCGGGTCCACTCGTTGTGGCCGACCTTGTAGGCGCAGGCCTGACCCGGCCATGCGCAATAGCGGTCCACTTCCGAAGTCGCGCCGCCCTCGGCCCGGCCGGTGTTGTCGAGGAAGTAGCGGATCGCCTGCTCGCGGCTCCAACCCTTCGAATGGATGCCGGTGTCGATGACCAGACGCACCGCGCGGAACAGCAGGCTCTGGTAGAAGCCGATCCGGCCCAGCGGATCGTTGTCATAGGCACCGAGTTCATCGGCGAGCTGTTCGGCGTAGAGGCCCCAGCCTTCGGCGTAGCTGGAGAAGAACAGCAGGTTCATCAGCTTGGGCGCCGCCGCGCTTTCCTGCTGCAGCGCGATCTGCAGGTGATGGCCCGGGATCGCCTCGTGATAGGTCAGGGTCGGCAGGCCGTACTTGGGCCAGTTGGCGGTGTCGGTCAGGTTGATCCAGTAGATGCCCGGCCGCGTGCCGTCGAGGCTGGGCGCATTGTAGTAGCCCTGCGATGCGCCTTCCTGGATCTCGGGCGGCACCCGCTTGATCTCGACGCCCGACTTGGGAAGGCGACCGAACGCCTTGGGCAGCAGCGCCTGCATCGCCGCCATCTGCGTGTTGAGGTGCCCGATCAGCTCGACCTTGGCGGCGTCCGTATTGGGGTAGACGTTGGCCGGGTCGGCGTTCAGCGCGGCCATGCGCTCGCCGACCGTCCCCTTGGTGAAGCCCTGCGATTTCAGCAGCGCGTCAGAGCGCGCCGTCAGGTCCGCGACCTGCTCCAGCCCGATGCGGTGGATCTCTTCGGCGGAGAGGCGGGTGGTGGTGATGTAGTTCAGGCTGTTGGCATAGTACTGCGCGCCTTGCGGCAGGCGCGATACCGAAGCCTCATGCCCGGCCTTGGGCAGCGCGGCCTGCAGGGCGTCGTTCTGGCGCTGCAGGGCCGGATAGACCCGCTCGGCGACCAGCTTCTGCACCCGTGCGCCCCAGTCGCCGGGGATGGAATTCTCCTTCGTGCGCCGCGCGATCGATCCGACGAGCGTGGAGTCGGCGGCAGGCGTGCCCAGCATCCCTTTCTGGAGGCCGATGGTCTTGTTCAGGATGAAATCGGGCGGGATGACGCCGAGGCCGAAATCCTCCTGCATCCGGTCGGTCTCGGCGGCCAGCACGTCGGCGAAGTCGTTGACGCGCGAGACATAGGCCTCGGCATCTGCCGCCGTCTTGATGGTGTGCTGGTTGTCGAGGAAGTCCGCCGTGTTGAGGTAGGCGCCGCCGCCCTGGCTGACGCGATAGATCTGCGGCCATCCGCCCTGGCCATAGGGAATGGCGTAAGTCCTGATGACGGCGTCGAGGTTGGCGGCGATGGTGTCGTAATAGATCGCGTCCTGCGCATTCAGCGCCGCCCGGTCGATCGTGCCGAGCTGCTGCCGCGCGGTGCGGACCAGCTTGCGGTTCTTTTCCTCCTCCTCGCGGGTGGGGATGGTCAGGTGCGATTTCAGCGCGGCGCGGGCGCCGGTGTCGAGGCCGAGCTGCGTCGCCGTCTCGGGCGAGGCGTCGATCTGGGCGTCGAAGTACTTGTCCATGAACAGGGCGAGGGCGGGGTTGGAACCGGCCGAGGGTGCCGCTTTCCGAGCCAGTGCGGGACCGGCTGCCGCGGCGGCGGCGGCGCCTGCCGAAGCGGAAGCGAGGAAGTGACGACGATCGATCATGGAAGCTCCAAAGTGGCTTATGACAGGAGCCTACGTCATGCTTCCCCGGAAAGGCAAACGCCGCCTGACGCCTACTTACGCTGCCCCAGCCCCGTCGCCGCCCAGTAGATGCCGCCCATCAGGTGCGAGAGGTACTGCGGATCGCGGTACATCTCCACGTCATGTCCCAGCGTGGTCACGAAGACGCGGCCCTTTTCCCACGGGTGATGCCACGCGATGGGATGATCCCTGCCCATCGGCCCGGCGACCTGTCCCGGCCAGATGCGGGTGGGATCGTAGCTGCTCTCGTCGATGCCGAGCACGGTGTCGATGCGCACGTTGTAGGGGTTCGCGGTGACGTAGAACTCGTCGCTCCAGATCCAGCGGGCGGGCAGGCCGAAGGCGGCGGGAAAGCCGCTATCCTCCACCGTCACCACGCCGGTCTGGAGCATGGGATGCGTCACGAAGCTGCGGCCCACCATCTGCTCGTACCAGGGCCAGTCCTTCTTCGGCATGATGAGCGCGCGATGGACCACCACGGCGTTGCC includes these proteins:
- a CDS encoding DUF885 domain-containing protein, with amino-acid sequence MIDRRHFLASASAGAAAAAAAGPALARKAAPSAGSNPALALFMDKYFDAQIDASPETATQLGLDTGARAALKSHLTIPTREEEEKNRKLVRTARQQLGTIDRAALNAQDAIYYDTIAANLDAVIRTYAIPYGQGGWPQIYRVSQGGGAYLNTADFLDNQHTIKTAADAEAYVSRVNDFADVLAAETDRMQEDFGLGVIPPDFILNKTIGLQKGMLGTPAADSTLVGSIARRTKENSIPGDWGARVQKLVAERVYPALQRQNDALQAALPKAGHEASVSRLPQGAQYYANSLNYITTTRLSAEEIHRIGLEQVADLTARSDALLKSQGFTKGTVGERMAALNADPANVYPNTDAAKVELIGHLNTQMAAMQALLPKAFGRLPKSGVEIKRVPPEIQEGASQGYYNAPSLDGTRPGIYWINLTDTANWPKYGLPTLTYHEAIPGHHLQIALQQESAAAPKLMNLLFFSSYAEGWGLYAEQLADELGAYDNDPLGRIGFYQSLLFRAVRLVIDTGIHSKGWSREQAIRYFLDNTGRAEGGATSEVDRYCAWPGQACAYKVGHNEWTRLREKARTALGSRFDIRGFHDTALAGGGMPLTVLERVVDDWISTRKASAG
- a CDS encoding ThuA domain-containing protein, whose translation is MIRFLLALFAFALPASLLPASAWADPQYKLLVVAIPNKYHYEYIPVARDSLEHLAKLHAFEMTWTNRPEVFEGDLKQYAAVMFLNTPGEELDAKQRAGFEGYMRGGGNAVVVHRALIMPKKDWPWYEQMVGRSFVTHPMLQTGVVTVEDSGFPAAFGLPARWIWSDEFYVTANPYNVRIDTVLGIDESSYDPTRIWPGQVAGPMGRDHPIAWHHPWEKGRVFVTTLGHDVEMYRDPQYLSHLMGGIYWAATGLGQRK